AACGTAATTTTTGAAGCTTCCATACTCTCATTACAAAACTTCAACATCTTTTGCAATTGATTTTGAACTGGTAATCCTCCAACATGAGGGAAGAAATGATCAACCGCTGCATTAAATTTTGGTACGTATTTTTTTACATTTCCAACCCCTAGAAATCGTCTTataagatttttttaaaaaaatgtattTTTCCGACAAGGGTAGGATTAAAGGACCTAATAAGGTAAGGTTGGTTTCTATAGCATTTGTTCCTGCGACCAAAAGATCTTTAGTTATGGAAACACCAATTAAACCTTGTTCATCTTCTTCTAGGAAAATTGATTTGTATGAACGATCTAAACTTGCGCCATGAGTATGGACATCGCGAAGGATTTCGTACTTGGAAAATTCTTTATCGGATGGTCGATTAGAGAGGAGAATTGCAGCTCCACCAACACGAAATGTGCAATTTGATATGAATTTGGACTCATCATTTCCCACGTAGATGCAGTCTGTAGTGTTCTCTGTACTCAATATTAAAGCACAGGTGTTTTCATGCACCTGTTTCCCATGTAAAATGAAAGTTGAATATCACTTAGTTCTTGTATAGTAAACAATCGCGGAAACAAAGCACCTGACACTAGCTAGCAGGCGTTTGAATCAATATTTggttaaaaataagaaaaagaaaaaagagtactAATAGTAGttatttttaagtttaaaaaatagcATTTGGAAAATTATTCATTTGTGAGTAGAAAGAAATTATGTTACTTGAAAATACTCATGAAACAATGTATTGCTATAATGTCTCAAAAATTTTAACACCAATCCTCAAATAATACGTTACTATTATTCACTAAATTATCTTTCACAATTTCGATATAAAATATTATCATCAAGCTAGTTAACCTTTCAATGGCTACTTTTGCTACCATagttataatatttaaattaaattaaCTTTTTAATATTGTGACTAGTCAAacatataatataaaataaaatagagaaaTAAAAGCATAATAAAACTTTGGCAGTGCTTAGTTACCTGAAGAAGTTGGTTGGCAAGACGAATGGCCAAAAGTCCAGCAGTGCAACACATTCCAGTAAGATTATATGACAAAATATTGTGGTTCAGCTTGTAACGATTAACTATCATAGACGATAAAGACGGCACAGGATGAAAAACAGAGCAATTCACTATTAGTATGCCAATATCCTTAGGCTCAACAACTTTAGTTTTTTCAAATAAATTGTCCAAAGATCCAAACATGACAAACTCAGACTCTTTTCTTGCTAAATCCATGCATCGATTAGGAGGATCTTTATGCAAAGCCTCTGGCAAATAGGTGGTATCACCTAAACCTACTTTGTCCATTGTCATCTTCATGTAATCCATCATTTCTTCGGAGTAATTTCCAAGAATTTTCACTCTTTCTGCTGTCATTATTTTTGTGCACATTTGTGAAATTGGGGGCTTTGAACATGCAAACTCTATCAAGAAAACTTTTTTAGAACGCATTTGAATGAAACAACGCCGTACTCCCCATATGAAAATAAGCAACGCCCAGAATATTATTGAATTGACAACAGACAtcttgagagaaaataaaatatgTTTTTGCTTTAATTTATTCTTGGAAATACTGACGAAGGAGCGACGTCCCACGATTATATATAGGAAAGTGAGCGTAGATATTGCTTTCAAAGGGTAGAAATTAAAATATCAATCTTTTTTACTGATGCTTCTTCACTTTCTTCATGGGTGAAAATCATTTTGATCCTCCAACATTAAACTATAGATATTCTGCTCCTTAAAACTTAATTGTATTCccaaaatgactattttatccTTAATTTTGTCAGCCTTGGTCGATATTTTTTGTTATACATTTTTAATATCATGATATTTTTCTTAATCTATGTTATGAGTTTACctatagtaaaaatatttttttataaaaaaatttaaaaattaaaaatgataATCAATCATATATAATTTATTGAAATTGAATACTGAAAGAAATGggtaaaattaaatattttgaatAAAAGCCATTGTTAATATCaatgggaaaatgcataagtaccccctaACCTATACCCGGATTCTCAACTACAtactttttctttgcgggaattCTATTACCccttaaacttattttaaatgaaattatTTGCACCCTTGACGCTGACATGGCAGagtgtgtgtatttcactctCCCAAAGAAGAGtgagaagcaaaaaaaaaaaatgattttcagattatttttattctttataccattttttcttactttttttccttttccttttccttttcctttttctttgtctttttacTTTTACTTTTAAATGAAATTATTTGCACCCTTGACGCTGACATGGCAGagtgtgtgtatttcactctCCCAAAGAAGAGtgagaagcaaaaaaaaaatgattttcagattatttttattctttataccattttttcttactttttttccttttccttttcctttttctttgtctttttacttttacttttttttttttagttttttctcTAATTCCGGCATATATTCATTCACCGGCGACTTTGTCTAaccttttttcttctattttttcttttcacacacaaattaaactctcaaaaagtTCTATTCATAAGCAAGCAAAATACACTCAGATTTGGGGGAaaaaattcatcatcagaaaacctTCCCACGCCGAAAAAAATAATGTATTTAAATTTTAACTGAAAAAAGTTTTCTCTACTTATAttcgtttttattttttttgatgtTCCTCTCACCCATAAATTACACTTTtaagaaaaatttatatatatatatatataacaaaacaCACTTAGATCGGGATAAAAATCTGTCTCCAGAAAAAAAAATCGCCGGAAAAAATGGTGTTTGTGAAATTCCGACGACGACCATTTTATGTTGccggtgaccaaaacaaaaagaaagagaatgaaataacaaaaaaaaataagaataataagaaataagaaaaaaggataagaaaaagaagaaagaataaaaaagtactaaaaatactTGTCGGGGAGTAATAGGATTtccgcaaagaaaaagtgtgtaatTGGGAATCTGGGTATAGGTtagggggtacttatgcatttccCTAATATCAATCAAATAAAAGGTAGCGtagtaatataaaaataataatttaaaatagagtTAGATTTTATAATGAACTCCTAAAAATTACATATTTAAACCTCGGATGttctttaaattttaatttaagaTATCTTTCTTTACTAAAACTAGAAATTAAAGATAACGATAAATTTTGTTAAAAACTCATACAAGTACTATTCTAGTTAAATTTTATTGAGCTTTAATTATAAAATtcataataaaataattagctaAGTGTTTTACCAATCTAAATATAACAAAAAACTTATATGCATAGAGGAGAAATTAAATATATTAAGGGTAAAATAGACAATGCATATGATAGGAGGAGCAAATGTCTATTATTTAATGTTGGATGGGTCGGGGAATTTGATTTTTAAGACAAACTTGGGAGAGTAAAATGATTTTCACCCTTTCTTTATGGTTTAAATTTATCTACTTTTTGGCCACTCATTGGAAATGTTTCTTTAcccataaaagaaaataaaatagctAAAAGTTCATGGAAATACATAAAAAGTCTTATGCTTGTATAAGTTCACATAGATATCTACACTATATATGGTATTAAATATCTTAATTAAGATCACACTTCTAGTGGATATATATTGTTAACGTGGAGGGAATTCCGCTATTTATCCAAAATTGTGGGAGCAGCAATCTTGTTTAGTTTAAGTTTTATGCAatataaagaaaagaatttttacctcctatagcaaaggttaacactttatttattttaagtaaataccatttaaaaaattatattctatagataccatttaaggtttatagcaaaatatttaattttggttacttcctagccctaagccactaaatatgttattcagttacactatttttttctctctctactttgatacatctcattctctttccccatcccattaaaatttctgCTCACAGAAGTCTtgttgaaggaaaaaaaaaatcagtaCAACGTGAGTAGAATAAACCCATTTGCGCTTATCCTCTCCACTCGtcctctttgattttcctttatgCTGTTTTTCTTTGCGCCTACTGTATGAATAAGTGCTGGAAGTTGCATATGTATGGGTATAGAAAGTGGAAGTATGATTCAGGGTTAGGGTTTCAGTTTCAGTCTCAGTTTGACGTATTGTTACTCGTTGCTTCTTTTTGATGCAGTAGGAAAGTATTAGGGCTTATTAGGCAAGAATTCAACAAATTGATTAAGAAAAGTTGAATCTTTGATTTTCATCAAAAGTGAAGAGAAATCAAGAATGACAAGTCCTATGTCAGAGAGACTGGCTTTGACTCCAGTGAATCGAATGCCTACTTCGGCGTCAGGTAGGGATTCAAGTTCAAGAACCCCTTTGACAAATGAAGTCATATGGAAGCGACTGCGTGAAGCTGGGTTTGATCAGGACTCCATTAAACGCAGAGATAAAGCAgagttaatatatttcaatgtatttttatgtatttcattatattcattgCCTTTTtattcattgtaattcaatgtatcttattgtttttcattgtattcactatcttttttttccattgtatttcaatgtatcccgatgtattctatgtatttcattgtattcactgtctcgctatatgccatgaatgtattcatatattttttaaaattaatataatttatgtattcagatgtattatataatttctctgaagattgctatgtttttggggtatttttcggttgagaatcttttttataactaaatacaaaatttgtgtgttataattgagtttgttgagttatattaggagtctattatgttaattgattcactttccgttttaaaaacagtaTAATctcctatttcacgccgtgaatacagtcgaatacaataagtTGTCCAGCTGTAACCCCgtatttcactccatgaatacagttgaatacactcgaaaacaacaactgattagttgtacttccctgattcacgcctatttttgctactgtattcatgaatacaatagtttaaatacatcaaatacatcttataaccacagaaaaaggtatctataatctgtaatatagcaaatggtatctatagatgactaattactactaaaagatgatgttttatgaaaatttctctataaAGAATACTCATACAATCGTGTCTAAAGCCGTCAATATGGGCTTGATGAAGATAATGTGTTGGACATCCCATATATAAGCGTCATGGAcgttctcttgaatagtttgtttCGAGTTTTGATTTTTAGTAAATGAAACATAGTcttgtcttttactttttttagtgTTTATTGTAATATATTAGAACAATATAAAAACTTATTAAGttttatgaaatttttccaataagaattttttaacttttaaattgttatcttttttttagtttaaaacttaaaaaaatatataattttaaaaaatgatgGGCCGGCCCATGGGCCCACAACCCACATAGGAGGGGGTGGACTGACCATTATAAGGCCAATCAAAATGGTGGGCTAGCCCAATCCAGTCCGTCAATTGCTAAAGCCCACGTAGGCTGGCTGGGCTAGCTCGACCCCGCCCATATTGACAGCGCTAATCGTATTGTTGAAAAATAAATCACATGTAACACTTTATAATATTAAgcattaaaactaaaaaaaattaataagtcACTTGCTGGACGATATTGGATGAAGTTGCAAGTGATAAAAATCCACGGTACTGTTAATATATGTACCTTAAAATCATGGCAATAATAAGGTATGTTCAGCTTATTGAAGACGCTGTACCTCAATTTTGTCACTCAACTATCGCGTGTGTATGTTTCTGCATGTGAAATTACTTGTAACTCCTGCCCAAATTTGGTTACATTTAGGAGCCACCGTTTTCAGGGTTAGATGTTGAGGGTTGGCAACATATTCACGTGCACCCAATAGTTTTTACTCCCGATTCAGGAGCGGATGCAGCATATAGTTATCGAGTTCAATTGAATCTAATACTTTCGACACAGAGCATAAATTTGTATGTACAATCACAAAAATTATAATTATAGTAAATATGAACAcataactttaaaatataatgGGTTTAATGCTAAAAACTTTAAATGTTGAATCCACAATTCTAGATCATCCTCTGTCCcaatcatgtatatatatattaagaaatTTACTAAAAAATTTATATACATGAGTGTGAACTCAGTTATTATTATAACTTAAGGTTATTGTTGGGACTCATAAACTCCAGATCCTAAGAACGTATTTCACTGTTTTCCATCAACGGAAAGAGTTATGGCGTAGTAATTGAACCAGTTGTTTCCCACGAGGAACTAAAATGACAAAGAAAAATCTTCTAAAGATTCAGAATATGGAAGAGGCCTCAACAAAGAAAGGAGGACTACGATCTTTAACTGCACTGGAAAAAGACCAAAGGGCATGGGGGTAGTGAAGCCAATGTGTTAAGGAAAAAATACTTTAATACATGTTCCATATTTGGAAATTTTTATTCGTGGACCACGTCTTAGAATCCTGGTGGACCATGCCTGTTAGTTGTTGGAACATTGAAGCCATCAATTGCTTAATTATGCAGTTATTAAATACTTAGTTACCTCTCAACTTCATACTACCATATACTCCTTCCATTCACTTTTACTCGGTATATTTTGATTTTTCACGccccttaaaaaataataaataaagtgtgTAATTTACTATGATaatcatattaattgatgcatattttattagatttgagaaaataatttaaaaggagtaataaatactgtgagtataacatgaaaaataaaaatgtatttttaatatacatgtcaagtaaaagtgaacgaaaGGAGTACATTTCTTTGAAACATTAATTACGCCTAAAGTATAATACAATGTGTTGGACTAAACAATGATAAAAAGTTTTTCACACCCAATATTTGCACCAATAGGAAGATGACATGGCTAGCAGATAAATTTCTTTCACTGAACCATAGTTAACTGATATGCTTTCTCATTTGATCATATTACTTAACCATGCATGGTTAGTTGAATTTGATTTAGTGCATATGAAAAATACTTTCGGAGTGTCTTGAGAAAGGAGTAGGCTGATCTGATGtagaaataatttttttctttttaaatcttTTGACGTATGGTAGTTTCTTACACCCGTTGATCTTATAGGTCTTTGTTGTATAAGAAAGTTAAGGATTTACTTTTTACAACGATAAGAGATAATAGATCTTTCGCAAAATTTAAATAGGGGAGTGTTGTGTATCATCCCTTCTTACAGTCCTCCACAACAAGACAACAGTGATTATCTTTTTTTAGAAGTAACAAGAGTTAATTTTCAGGTATTTAATTATGCTTCTTTCTATGTAGTTCATGCATGTTGATGTTGATGAGATCTATTGTAATATTGCTTCCCTCATGACGTTATACACATTGAAGAGACTATCCTTGTATTGTTATATTTTTGTACCAAGTAGATTAGAATGGTTGCTCAAGTTCGTGTCTCGATCTTCCTTCCTGCCTTGCTTATGAGGGCTGAATTACCCAAGATAATAAAGGGGCACATTAATTCATTCCCTCAACCAACTTATCACTCCCTCGTACATAATACTAAATAATTGGGGCGTGTATAACATAACACGAGGGTCCAACATTGAGAAACACGACAACATTGATAGATGAGCTAGTCTGGCTTCGATACCATGTTACAAACTATATTTCTTGAGGATAATGTTGTTAACCtcgaaaatatgagtaacaattatatttgatttgtggttttaaagatacgtgatttagtttaatactaattaataatcaaAAAGTATAGCgtataaatgaaagaaataagtaaaTCAAACCAGTGTTGCTAGGTAGTATCAACCTCGAGCCAAAGTGACCTCGAGATGGACCAAAAACAATaaagctaaaggacaattctAATGAACAATGAGTGaaaaagtaagagagtatattctttgccaatgattagatgatctttacaaatgattgggttCCCCTTTTTATAATAGggaaaccctaaataaggtatgcatttctatttacagtaagaaATATTATTGGGACAGCCGTCTAATCACATAGTATAGATTCGTACTATGTCGTACGAATAAATTTCGGAATTTACGCCgcgatcttggggacgtggcgggAATCTTGTCCTTCTATAACAAACTCATAATGGCACTGTCTCGGAGTCAGCCATACTTGGCTCCGATGTTCCTCGAGCGCTTAGGTCTTCGAGCCTCTTCTTCTACCTTCGAGCTC
This genomic stretch from Nicotiana sylvestris chromosome 9, ASM39365v2, whole genome shotgun sequence harbors:
- the LOC104227013 gene encoding 3-ketoacyl-CoA synthase 2-like, with the protein product MSVVNSIIFWALLIFIWGVRRCFIQMRSKKVFLIEFACSKPPISQMCTKIMTAERVKILGNYSEEMMDYMKMTMDKVGLGDTTYLPEALHKDPPNRCMDLARKESEFVMFGSLDNLFEKTKVVEPKDIGILIVNCSVFHPVPSLSSMIVNRYKLNHNILSYNLTGMCCTAGLLAIRLANQLLQVHENTCALILSTENTTDCIYVGNDESKFISNCTFRVGGAAILLSNRPSDKEFSKYEILRDVHTHGASLDRSYKSIFLEEDEQGLIGVSITKDLLVAGTNAIETNLTLLGPLILPLSEKYIFLKKSYKTISRGWKCKKIRTKI